A section of the Streptococcus oriscaviae genome encodes:
- the rpmF gene encoding 50S ribosomal protein L32 yields MAVPARRTSKAKKNKRRTHYKVAAPTVKFDETTGDYSRSHRVSLKGYYKGRKIEKAASAE; encoded by the coding sequence ATGGCAGTACCTGCACGTCGCACCTCAAAAGCGAAGAAAAACAAACGTCGCACTCACTACAAAGTAGCAGCTCCAACTGTGAAATTTGATGAAACAACTGGAGATTACTCACGTTCTCACCGTGTATCTTTGAAAGGATACTACAAGGGACGTAAGATCGAAAAAGCAGCTTCAGCTGAATAA
- the rpmG gene encoding 50S ribosomal protein L33 has translation MRVNITLEHKESGERLYLTSKNKRNTPDRLQLKKYSPKLRKHVIFTEVK, from the coding sequence ATGCGCGTAAACATTACACTTGAACACAAAGAATCTGGTGAACGCTTGTACCTTACTTCAAAAAACAAACGCAACACTCCAGACCGTCTTCAATTGAAAAAATACTCACCAAAATTGCGCAAACACGTGATTTTTACTGAGGTGAAATAG